In Ancalomicrobiaceae bacterium S20, the following proteins share a genomic window:
- a CDS encoding lysophospholipid acyltransferase family protein yields the protein MILLIRSFAFNLVFYAALILWLIALIPTLLLPASVMWAMIRAFSKTTRFLLRVIAGIRVEVRHPERLPPRGVLVASKHQSMFETLCLIDYFDDPAFILKRELMWIPVFGWLAAKGRSIPVDRGRGRDALRAMAERARKEAAVGRQIVIYPEGTRRAPGAEPAYKTGIMLLYRILGVPIVPMALNAGLFWPRRTFRRYPGTIVVEFLQPIPEALAPDEVFQRMQREIETASDRLLLEAVAATPALPLGPDARARIAALTQAS from the coding sequence ATGATCCTGCTGATCCGTTCGTTCGCCTTCAACCTCGTCTTCTATGCCGCGCTGATCCTCTGGCTCATCGCGCTGATCCCGACGCTGCTGCTGCCCGCGTCGGTCATGTGGGCGATGATCCGCGCCTTCTCGAAGACGACACGGTTCCTGCTGCGCGTAATCGCCGGCATTCGTGTCGAGGTGCGCCATCCGGAACGGCTGCCGCCGCGCGGCGTGCTGGTCGCATCCAAGCACCAGTCGATGTTCGAGACGCTCTGCCTGATCGACTATTTCGACGATCCCGCCTTCATCCTGAAGCGCGAGCTGATGTGGATCCCGGTGTTCGGCTGGCTGGCCGCCAAGGGCCGCAGCATCCCGGTCGATCGCGGCCGCGGCCGCGATGCGCTGCGCGCCATGGCCGAGCGCGCGCGCAAGGAGGCGGCAGTCGGTCGCCAAATCGTGATCTACCCGGAGGGCACCCGGCGCGCCCCCGGCGCCGAGCCGGCGTACAAGACCGGCATCATGCTGCTCTACCGCATTCTGGGCGTCCCGATCGTGCCGATGGCGCTCAACGCGGGCCTGTTCTGGCCGCGCCGGACCTTCCGCCGCTACCCCGGAACCATCGTGGTCGAGTTCCTGCAGCCGATCCCCGAAGCCCTTGCGCCAGATGAAGTTTTTCAGCGCATGCAGCGCGAGATCGAGACCGCGTCCGATCGCCTGCTGCTCGAAGCGGTCGCGGCCACGCCGGCGCTTCCGCTCGGCCCCGACGCCAGGGCGCGGATCGCGGCGCTGACGCAAGCCTCCTGA